A genomic window from Candidatus Methylacidiphilum fumarolicum includes:
- a CDS encoding alpha-E domain-containing protein, translating to MIDHRVENIYWMARYMERALFSLNIGKSYLGYGLEASQEKWNYCWQRIKKGMRIFSTPEPTNSSLPVSLFFLLFDSENPLSAMSSLFSARENSKILRDILPVALWEQLNEAYFLLSSTTVTSSLQPSHYPLITSTIEKMLLFGQLEYYLFEEDELWAWLRAGEYIEKIGNFAALLFAYDPTENKDNPSFEEWEAFLNSLFLLDLFRKKVGLASLSFDKITSFILLANKYPYSILSQLEKLMGCLGIISQEWIVDMAQSTTKELLGKIVDSYRKEVSSENRKKLFLEIQIACNSIHQHLLSAIG from the coding sequence ATGATTGATCATCGCGTAGAAAATATTTATTGGATGGCCAGATACATGGAAAGAGCCTTATTCAGTTTGAATATTGGTAAAAGCTATCTGGGATATGGTTTGGAAGCAAGTCAGGAAAAATGGAACTATTGTTGGCAAAGAATCAAAAAAGGAATGCGGATTTTTAGTACTCCTGAACCTACCAATAGCTCCTTACCCGTGTCCCTATTTTTTCTTTTGTTTGATAGCGAGAATCCCTTATCAGCAATGTCTTCCCTGTTTTCAGCCAGAGAAAACTCGAAAATTTTGAGGGATATTCTTCCTGTTGCGCTTTGGGAGCAACTAAACGAGGCCTATTTTCTTCTTTCTTCGACAACAGTCACTTCGAGCCTGCAACCTTCTCATTATCCATTGATTACATCGACTATTGAAAAAATGCTCTTGTTTGGTCAGCTGGAATATTACCTTTTTGAAGAGGATGAACTCTGGGCATGGTTAAGAGCCGGTGAATACATTGAAAAAATTGGAAATTTTGCAGCCTTGCTTTTTGCCTACGATCCGACGGAAAACAAGGACAACCCTTCTTTTGAGGAGTGGGAAGCGTTTCTAAATTCGCTCTTTCTTTTAGACCTGTTTAGGAAAAAAGTGGGACTGGCTTCGTTAAGCTTCGATAAGATCACTTCTTTTATATTACTTGCAAACAAGTATCCCTATTCGATTCTATCGCAATTGGAAAAACTTATGGGCTGTTTAGGAATAATCTCCCAAGAGTGGATAGTAGATATGGCCCAATCAACAACCAAAGAACTTTTGGGCAAAATTGTTGATTCTTATCGGAAAGAAGTTTCATCAGAAAATAGAAAAAAATTATTTCTAGAAATTCAAATCGCATGTAATTCGATCCATCAGCACCTTTTGTCAGCTATTGGGTAA
- a CDS encoding C40 family peptidase: MNFFFFLILWILFSRFDLSVAASPASDPAQPADVFPNASLEPEDLIEFPKLSKPIQLLITKALALTHQNLTYLYGSADPKEGGMDCSGFIYYLLTQIGLKNVPRSASQIYSWVRKEGLFRAVLSNNQESFELSELKPGDLLFWIGTYPTANDPPITHVMIYLGHEKQTGERVMVGSSDGRTYHGKRRWGVSVFDLFMKFANPNYHLNSSTKFIGYGKIPGIEKLEEN; this comes from the coding sequence ATGAATTTTTTTTTCTTCTTAATTTTATGGATTCTTTTTAGTCGGTTTGATTTGTCTGTTGCTGCTTCTCCAGCTTCTGATCCTGCCCAACCTGCGGATGTCTTCCCTAATGCCTCTTTAGAACCAGAAGATCTGATCGAATTTCCAAAGTTATCAAAACCTATTCAACTTCTCATTACAAAAGCTTTGGCCTTGACCCACCAAAACTTGACCTACCTTTATGGATCAGCCGATCCGAAGGAAGGAGGAATGGATTGTTCAGGATTTATTTATTATCTTCTTACCCAGATCGGATTAAAGAACGTTCCGCGAAGTGCTTCTCAAATCTATTCTTGGGTAAGAAAAGAAGGATTATTCAGGGCGGTCTTGAGTAATAACCAAGAAAGTTTTGAATTATCTGAGCTAAAGCCTGGAGATCTTCTTTTCTGGATAGGAACTTATCCGACAGCCAATGATCCACCCATTACTCATGTCATGATTTATCTTGGCCATGAAAAACAAACGGGAGAACGGGTAATGGTTGGTTCAAGTGATGGACGAACCTATCATGGGAAAAGAAGATGGGGAGTGAGTGTTTTTGATCTTTTTATGAAATTTGCAAATCCTAATTATCATCTAAATAGTTCCACAAAGTTTATCGGATACGGAAAAATTCCTGGGATAGAAAAATTGGAAGAAAACTAG
- a CDS encoding circularly permuted type 2 ATP-grasp protein produces MWNNILKNAAFLDEENLEKSQQSLSLYFKLNGICPSPYEENLDYCIDPWPMVLSVDDWMEIRVGVEQRMLAWRRFLKDLYFEKSIFKDKVIPFEPFLSSEQYRRECVGLEPPGGEYLYIYSCEVAKEENGKWVVLRDELEQPRNLMLSEEIRKGLKEALPQLYEGLEIMPITGFPERMLEASTQNLSDNRNCQIAIVAATAEDWEAAILARRMGIPMFLPSDLVVLQGKLYAKTLSGLEPINILFRRLPDGLLDPIATRCEAQEGIAGLFWCLRKATLRLINAAGCGITTDPLLQSYASKMIRYYLGEKPLLNSLPTYPAYDPDVFSLFLESLQDYFLKDRNGHSVALERLLGKNDKTISRVDCRSLVIQKKPQLKKFPSFYRTTLSHKPAALVLFGVIKNGKPELLPNLFGKVVADVTFQDKNQLPFYKDIWLLQENSWTFPNVNACVNVSVRSRIAPLSRVAESMYWMGRYLTRSMQLNHMLLTVRFFEDEAMKGECEDAYQNLLSEVLGYFVIRSNSFHSTGTKDFLTLFSSFFTGTDSYDSVVSCISKCYDNGRKIRDSLPPEVWLALSSLFFSLQTLPHVRSSINYDQSLNEFSIGSDRLFAIINEHLLRNELWNFFQIGTFYEKGKFSLHLIKLCTKITEEKEAFSRGFFLQIALEWILKLTSALYAYRSLYHYPFSPKNLIELLLFDRQFPRSIYFCLRQIEAMLQFTERIQNMSQKPLSFVRYMEAKLKRWMDEIGSNQEKDKENIIQFKQGIREIEKEFYEFHSLLSDEYLTHQSTYEHVAGDKGKYVTA; encoded by the coding sequence ATGTGGAACAATATTTTGAAGAACGCAGCCTTCCTTGATGAGGAGAACTTAGAAAAATCCCAACAATCTCTCTCTCTTTATTTTAAACTAAACGGGATCTGTCCTTCTCCATATGAAGAGAACCTAGATTATTGTATTGATCCATGGCCTATGGTTCTATCTGTAGATGATTGGATGGAGATTAGAGTAGGAGTGGAACAGAGAATGCTGGCTTGGCGAAGGTTTTTAAAAGACCTCTACTTTGAAAAATCGATTTTTAAAGATAAAGTCATTCCCTTTGAACCTTTTCTTTCTTCCGAACAATATAGGCGTGAATGCGTGGGTTTAGAACCTCCTGGTGGAGAATATCTCTACATTTATTCTTGTGAAGTAGCAAAAGAAGAAAATGGGAAATGGGTTGTATTGAGAGACGAATTAGAACAGCCGCGCAACCTCATGCTTTCAGAAGAAATTAGGAAAGGACTCAAAGAGGCTTTGCCGCAGCTATATGAGGGTTTGGAAATTATGCCTATCACTGGTTTTCCTGAGAGGATGCTAGAAGCGTCTACCCAAAATCTGTCTGATAATAGAAATTGTCAGATAGCTATTGTGGCAGCTACGGCTGAGGATTGGGAAGCAGCGATATTAGCAAGAAGGATGGGCATTCCGATGTTTTTACCCTCTGATCTTGTTGTTTTGCAAGGAAAGCTTTATGCGAAAACATTAAGTGGACTTGAACCGATTAACATTCTTTTTCGAAGACTCCCTGATGGTTTACTTGATCCAATTGCAACCCGTTGTGAAGCGCAAGAAGGGATAGCTGGGCTTTTCTGGTGTCTGCGTAAGGCAACTCTTAGACTCATCAATGCAGCTGGGTGCGGGATTACTACTGATCCACTCCTTCAATCTTACGCCTCGAAAATGATCCGATATTATTTGGGAGAAAAACCGCTGCTCAATTCTTTGCCTACTTATCCGGCTTATGATCCTGATGTCTTTTCTCTTTTTCTGGAAAGCTTGCAAGATTATTTCCTAAAAGACCGGAATGGACATAGTGTAGCTTTAGAAAGGCTACTTGGAAAGAATGATAAGACAATTTCTCGAGTTGATTGTAGATCCTTGGTCATTCAAAAAAAGCCTCAGTTGAAGAAATTCCCTTCTTTTTATCGTACTACCCTTTCGCATAAACCGGCCGCTTTAGTCCTTTTTGGTGTTATTAAAAATGGGAAGCCTGAGCTGCTGCCAAATCTTTTTGGAAAAGTTGTTGCAGATGTTACATTTCAGGACAAAAATCAGTTACCTTTCTATAAGGACATCTGGCTTTTGCAGGAAAATTCTTGGACTTTCCCAAATGTAAATGCATGTGTCAATGTTTCTGTGAGAAGTCGCATTGCTCCTTTAAGCCGGGTAGCTGAATCGATGTATTGGATGGGACGATATCTAACTAGAAGCATGCAACTTAATCACATGCTACTGACAGTTCGATTCTTTGAAGACGAGGCAATGAAAGGAGAATGTGAGGATGCTTATCAAAATCTTTTATCAGAAGTCCTCGGCTATTTTGTAATTCGTTCTAATTCTTTTCATTCAACAGGAACTAAAGATTTTTTGACGCTTTTTTCATCTTTCTTCACTGGAACAGATTCGTACGATTCAGTGGTCAGCTGTATATCGAAATGTTATGATAATGGAAGAAAAATTCGTGACTCCCTTCCTCCTGAAGTTTGGCTTGCCCTTAGCTCACTCTTTTTTAGCCTTCAAACCCTACCTCATGTAAGATCATCCATTAATTATGATCAAAGCTTAAATGAATTTTCTATAGGATCAGACAGACTTTTTGCTATCATTAATGAACATCTTCTTCGCAACGAGCTTTGGAATTTTTTTCAGATTGGAACATTTTACGAAAAAGGGAAGTTTAGTCTTCATTTAATCAAACTTTGTACAAAGATCACAGAAGAAAAGGAGGCTTTTTCCCGAGGATTTTTCCTTCAGATTGCCTTGGAATGGATACTAAAGCTTACATCGGCCTTGTATGCTTACAGAAGTCTTTATCATTATCCCTTTTCTCCAAAGAATCTCATCGAGCTTCTTCTCTTTGATAGGCAATTCCCTCGTTCAATCTACTTTTGCTTGAGACAGATCGAAGCGATGCTTCAATTTACTGAAAGGATTCAAAATATGTCACAAAAACCCCTTTCATTTGTTCGGTATATGGAGGCAAAATTGAAACGATGGATGGATGAAATTGGTTCAAATCAAGAGAAAGACAAAGAAAACATTATCCAATTTAAACAGGGGATTAGAGAGATAGAAAAGGAATTTTATGAATTTCATTCTCTCCTTTCTGATGAGTATTTGACCCATCAATCGACCTATGAACATGTGGCCGGGGATAAAGGAAAATATGTCACTGCTTAA
- a CDS encoding circularly permuted type 2 ATP-grasp protein, producing the protein MGAPIPQISQANGEKEKRLEFVSQNYRKLLLDGPDESLDPRGEPKREYKALWELFLSRVGKDRLLSAQNAANERLRQLGVHFVLKIAKEKTEERIFPFDILPRLILKKEWDKIQRGLIQRTIALNLFIEDVYGKQRILKEKVLDQALVLSSLGYLPQMIGVKVPRGIYAAICGCDLLQDENGNFVVLEDNLRIPSGAAYMLCCRKVLKESCPFLFDLKKPLPIQSYPTVLLKTLLDLHPSEVSQEPVVAVLTPGPYNSAYFEHAFLANQMGIPLVEPKDLVVENATLYLHSKTHKKRISILYRRIEESFIDPVAFRPDSLIGVKGLFGSFIKGGLSLVNAPGCGIGDDKAIYPYVPKMIRYYLNEEPILRNIETYSCVDSKQQAFVVDNLERLVVKEVNQSGGFGMLIGPASSSKTREEFKKRILAHPRNYIAQPLIHFSKLPCMSGSGIEPRRVDLRPFVLMGKELRVVPGGLTRVSISWDSFIVNSSQGGGSKDTWIIEDEGW; encoded by the coding sequence TCAGAATTATAGAAAACTTCTTTTAGATGGCCCAGATGAATCCTTAGATCCAAGGGGCGAACCGAAAAGAGAATATAAAGCTCTGTGGGAGCTATTCCTTTCACGGGTGGGAAAGGATAGATTACTTAGTGCACAGAATGCAGCAAATGAGAGGTTACGGCAGCTTGGTGTTCACTTTGTACTAAAAATTGCCAAAGAGAAAACCGAAGAAAGAATTTTCCCTTTTGATATTCTTCCGAGACTTATCCTCAAAAAAGAATGGGACAAGATCCAAAGAGGGCTTATTCAAAGAACAATAGCTTTGAATCTATTTATAGAAGATGTCTATGGAAAGCAACGGATTCTAAAAGAAAAGGTTCTTGACCAAGCGTTGGTCTTAAGCTCCTTAGGGTATCTTCCTCAGATGATCGGAGTGAAAGTGCCAAGGGGCATCTACGCAGCGATTTGTGGCTGTGATCTGCTCCAAGACGAAAATGGAAATTTTGTTGTACTCGAAGATAATCTTAGAATCCCAAGTGGAGCTGCCTATATGCTCTGTTGCAGAAAAGTTTTAAAAGAAAGCTGTCCTTTTTTATTTGATCTCAAAAAACCGTTGCCTATACAATCCTATCCCACAGTTCTTTTAAAAACCCTTCTCGATCTTCATCCTTCTGAGGTTTCTCAAGAACCAGTTGTGGCGGTTTTGACTCCAGGTCCTTATAATTCTGCCTATTTTGAACATGCATTTCTTGCAAATCAGATGGGAATTCCACTTGTCGAGCCCAAAGATCTTGTTGTTGAAAATGCAACTCTTTATTTACACTCTAAGACCCATAAAAAAAGGATATCGATTCTTTATAGACGCATCGAAGAAAGCTTCATCGACCCTGTCGCCTTTCGGCCGGATTCATTAATTGGAGTAAAAGGACTTTTTGGCTCTTTTATAAAGGGAGGACTTAGTTTGGTCAATGCCCCCGGTTGTGGCATTGGAGATGATAAAGCCATCTACCCGTATGTTCCAAAGATGATCCGTTATTATCTAAATGAAGAACCCATCCTTAGGAACATTGAAACCTATTCATGTGTGGATTCCAAGCAACAGGCTTTTGTAGTGGACAACCTCGAAAGGTTGGTTGTTAAGGAAGTCAATCAATCTGGAGGATTTGGTATGCTCATTGGACCGGCAAGTTCTTCTAAAACGCGAGAAGAATTTAAAAAAAGAATTCTAGCCCATCCTCGAAATTATATTGCCCAGCCACTGATCCATTTCTCGAAACTACCTTGTATGAGCGGTTCGGGAATTGAACCGCGAAGGGTTGATTTGCGTCCCTTTGTCTTGATGGGTAAAGAACTAAGGGTTGTCCCTGGAGGGTTAACACGAGTATCAATAAGCTGGGATTCTTTTATAGTCAATTCTTCTCAAGGAGGGGGAAGTAAAGATACATGGATCATTGAAGATGAGGGATGGTAA
- a CDS encoding helix-turn-helix transcriptional regulator produces the protein MGKTSSLSKKDLLDALELINFSIHLKKEKELRNLFGKVQNILPSRLIACGITKINANIKIDKIIKIFNHSFPNDLIAFYLKLQYQKVDPVIRTALNNEGRIVRRTVIFKNNHDKLRKEYIKDASDIGLLTGLSYGVFEQTSSIATLFSFCDKDIERHRRHEIVLGVLMHHLHLSVLKCFLPKNIQKLESNYSDTLTHREKEIIKWVKEGKTNWEISCILNISESTVKYHLKNIFIKLDVTNRCQAVARAIHTNLLNL, from the coding sequence ATGGGAAAAACTTCTTCTCTTAGCAAAAAAGATCTTTTGGATGCTTTAGAACTTATTAATTTTTCCATACACCTAAAAAAGGAAAAGGAGCTAAGGAATCTTTTTGGGAAAGTTCAGAACATTCTACCTTCTAGATTGATTGCTTGCGGTATAACAAAAATCAACGCTAATATCAAAATAGATAAAATCATTAAAATATTTAATCATAGTTTTCCAAACGATCTCATTGCCTTTTATCTAAAGTTACAATATCAGAAAGTGGATCCTGTGATCAGAACAGCACTTAATAACGAGGGAAGAATTGTCAGGAGAACTGTCATTTTTAAAAACAATCACGATAAGTTAAGAAAAGAATACATCAAAGACGCTTCAGATATAGGGCTTCTAACAGGATTGAGTTATGGAGTTTTTGAACAGACAAGTAGCATAGCTACTCTATTCTCTTTTTGTGATAAAGATATTGAAAGGCATCGTCGCCATGAAATAGTCTTAGGTGTCCTTATGCATCATCTCCATTTGTCTGTTCTAAAATGTTTTTTACCAAAAAATATCCAAAAATTAGAAAGCAACTATTCAGACACTTTAACCCATCGAGAAAAAGAGATAATAAAATGGGTTAAAGAAGGGAAGACAAATTGGGAAATTTCTTGTATCTTAAATATAAGTGAATCAACGGTAAAATATCATTTAAAAAATATATTTATAAAACTTGACGTTACTAACCGTTGCCAAGCTGTTGCAAGGGCTATTCATACAAATTTACTAAATCTGTAA
- a CDS encoding transglutaminase family protein has translation MKFSISHTTEYVYTAAALESFSELRCHPQNSIRQTVLSHEMILSPTVPVYFYTDYFGNKTSFFSIPFKHNRLIVETKSIVLTHPYPDPLGDVNLSVSEALIVYGFQRFELFDFLLPSKYISLLSETKELSSKIFQREKPLIEALLELNQFIHQFLSYAPGTTDISTSVSELLILRKGVCQDYTHLMIAVLRATGIPARYVSGYIEPIKEESSVKQPIGVATHAWVEVYLPNKKWVGFDPTNNTVEGEYHIQIAVGRDYDDVAPLRGIFKGYHGQELNVAVQVERV, from the coding sequence ATGAAATTTTCTATATCCCATACGACCGAATACGTGTACACGGCAGCTGCACTGGAATCATTTTCTGAGCTAAGGTGCCATCCACAAAATTCCATTCGACAAACGGTTTTAAGCCACGAAATGATACTTTCGCCTACTGTGCCTGTTTATTTTTATACCGATTATTTTGGTAATAAGACCTCATTTTTTAGTATTCCTTTTAAACATAACCGATTAATCGTTGAGACCAAAAGCATCGTTCTAACGCATCCGTATCCAGATCCCCTTGGAGATGTTAACCTTAGCGTTAGTGAAGCATTGATTGTTTATGGATTTCAAAGGTTTGAACTGTTTGATTTTCTGCTTCCATCAAAATATATTTCTCTACTTTCGGAAACAAAAGAACTCAGCTCAAAGATCTTTCAAAGAGAGAAGCCATTGATTGAGGCATTGCTTGAACTGAACCAATTCATACATCAATTTCTTTCTTATGCACCTGGGACAACTGATATTTCTACCTCCGTATCCGAACTGTTGATACTGAGAAAAGGAGTTTGTCAGGACTATACTCATCTGATGATTGCTGTCCTTCGCGCTACGGGCATTCCAGCTCGATATGTAAGTGGATATATAGAGCCAATCAAAGAAGAATCTTCTGTAAAACAGCCAATTGGTGTGGCAACGCATGCTTGGGTCGAAGTCTATCTACCTAATAAGAAATGGGTTGGATTCGATCCCACAAACAATACGGTTGAAGGAGAATATCATATTCAAATAGCTGTTGGTAGAGACTATGATGATGTGGCTCCCCTACGTGGGATCTTCAAAGGTTATCATGGGCAGGAGTTGAATGTTGCCGTTCAAGTGGAAAGGGTTTGA